The proteins below are encoded in one region of Bos mutus isolate GX-2022 unplaced genomic scaffold, NWIPB_WYAK_1.1 CTG360, whole genome shotgun sequence:
- the LOC138986991 gene encoding LOW QUALITY PROTEIN: zinc finger protein 665-like (The sequence of the model RefSeq protein was modified relative to this genomic sequence to represent the inferred CDS: inserted 2 bases in 1 codon), whose product MLPDHETKNKRPYKCNECDITFLQDSEITGHQRIHTGGKPYKCDMCGKAFNQTTKLAVHWRIHTGEKPCKCDVCDKAFIQIGNLAVHRYIHTGEKPYKCDVCGHCFKQSTHLENHQRTHTGVKPYKCDVSGKAFSVNASHAVHQRLHTGKKPYKCDVCGKTFIQTSNLAIHEKIHTGEKPYKCDVCGKAFNQAEKFVIYWRVHTGEKPYKCDVCSLCFTQNSQLAVHQQTHMGEKPYKCDVCGKGFSETSSLAVHRKIHAGEKLYKCDVCCKAFNQTAKLGLHQRIHTGEKPYKCDVCGKAFSHTGNLAVHWRAHTGEKPYKCDVCGKAFSQTASLVVHQRIHTGEKPYNCAICGKAFSISSSLAVHQRVHTGEKPHKCDVCGKAFSRTTSLAVHQRIHTGEKPYKCDVCGNAFXNLAVPQRAHTGEKPYKGDMCGKAFSRTTSLALHQRIHTGEKPYKCNGQLTFKDVAIKLTPEEWE is encoded by the exons ATGTTACCAGAccatgaaacaaaaaacaaaagaccttACAAATGTAATGAATGTGATATAACCTTTCTTCAGGACTCCGAAATCACTGGACATCAAAGAATCCATACAGGAGGGAAACCATATAAATGCGACATGTGTGGCAAGGCTTTTAATCAAACTACAAAACTTGCAGTTCAttggagaattcatactggagagaaaccatgtAAATGTGATGTATGTGACAAGGCTTTTATTCAAATTGGAAACCTTGCAGTTCATCGTTAtattcacactggagagaaaccatataaatgtgatgtgtgtggtCACTGCTTTAAACAAAGTACCCACCTTGAAAATCATCAGAGAACTCATACCGGAgtgaaaccatataaatgtgatgtttCTGGAAAAGCCTTTAGTGTAAATGCAAGCCATGCAGTTCATCAGAGACTTCATACTGGaaagaaaccatataaatgtgatgtatgtggcaAGACTTTCATTCAAACTTCAAACCTTGCAATTCACGAgaaaattcatactggagagaaaccatataaatgtgatgtatgtggcaAGGCCTTTAATCAAGCTGAAAAATTTGTAATTTATTGGagagttcatactggagagaaaccatataaatgtgatgtatgtaGCCTATGCTTTACTCAAAACTCACAGCTTGCAGTTCATCAGCAAACTCATATGGGAGAGAAGCCATAcaaatgtgatgtatgtggcaAAGGCTTTAGTGAAACTTCAAGCCTTGCAGTTCATCGGAAAATTCATGCTGGAGAGAAACtatataaatgtgatgtatgttGCAAGGCCTTCAATCAGACTGCAAAACTTGGacttcatcagagaattcatactggagagaaaccttataaatgtgatgtgtgtggCAAGGCGTTCAGTCATACTGGAAACCTTGCTGTTCATTGGAGAgctcatactggagagaaaccatataagtGTGATGTATGTGGCAAGGCTTTTAGTCAAACTGCAAGCCTTGTagttcatcagagaattcatactggagagaaaccatataattGTGCTATATGTGGCAAGGCTTTCAGTATAAGTTCAAGCCTTGCTGTTCATCAGagagttcatactggagagaaaccacataaatgtgatgtatgtggcaAGGCCTTTAGTAGAACTACAAGCCTTGCagttcatcagagaattcatactggagagaagccatataaatgtgatgtatgtggcaATGCCTT AAACCTTGCAGTTCCTCAGAGAgctcatactggagagaaaccatataaaggTGACATGTGTGGCAAGGCCTTTAGTAGAACTACAAGCCTTGCacttcatcagagaattcatactggagagaagccatACAAATGCAAT gGACAGTTGACCTTCAAGGATGTGGCCATCAAATTAACTCCTGAGGAATGGGAATGA